From a region of the Lentilactobacillus curieae genome:
- the purF gene encoding amidophosphoribosyltransferase gives MPNEVKSLNEECGVFGVWGTPNAARLTYVGLFALQHRGQEGAGITVNNDGVLTTKRGMGLLTDVFPNQEAVGELTGSSAIGHVRYSTAGSNLLENIQPLPFNFSDSQFALAHNGNLTNAISIRKQLESRGAIYHSSSDTENLMHLIRLSRQTNLDDQVKEALDTIKGGFAYLIMTNDKLYAALDPNGFRPLVVGQLPDGGYVVTSETCALDAVGAEFKFDVKPGQLLIIDDNGLKIDKYTEDTQLAICSMEFIYFARPDSDIYGVNVHSARKRMGEMLAKEHPADADMVIGVPNSSLSAATGYSEASGLPYEMGLIKNQYSSRTFIQPTQELREQGVNMKLSAVKGVVAGKKIVLVDDSIVRGTTSKRIVKLLKDAGAAEVHLRIASPALRYPCFYGIDIQSVKELIAANKTVEEMREYFGADSLAFLSTDNLIKAINLKSDAPNQGLCVAYFDGKYPTPLYDYQTEYNYELRSLQEMR, from the coding sequence ATGCCAAATGAAGTAAAAAGTTTAAATGAAGAGTGCGGCGTCTTTGGAGTTTGGGGAACCCCAAATGCTGCCAGATTGACATATGTTGGTCTGTTTGCCCTTCAACATCGTGGCCAAGAAGGTGCAGGAATTACGGTTAATAATGATGGGGTGCTTACTACTAAACGGGGAATGGGATTGTTAACTGACGTTTTTCCTAATCAAGAAGCCGTGGGTGAATTAACCGGATCTTCAGCAATTGGCCATGTGCGCTACTCAACTGCTGGAAGTAATCTGTTAGAAAATATTCAACCACTACCATTTAACTTCAGTGACTCTCAATTTGCTTTAGCTCACAACGGAAACCTAACGAATGCGATTTCGATTAGAAAACAACTTGAAAGTCGTGGAGCAATCTATCACTCAAGTTCCGATACCGAGAACCTAATGCACCTTATCCGCTTAAGTCGGCAAACTAATCTAGATGATCAGGTTAAGGAAGCACTGGACACGATTAAGGGGGGCTTTGCTTACCTAATTATGACTAACGACAAGTTGTATGCAGCTCTTGATCCTAATGGTTTTCGACCTTTAGTTGTTGGTCAATTACCGGATGGCGGTTACGTTGTGACGAGCGAAACTTGTGCACTGGATGCGGTTGGTGCGGAGTTTAAGTTTGATGTTAAACCTGGGCAGCTACTGATCATCGATGACAATGGTTTGAAAATTGATAAATATACTGAAGATACTCAACTAGCGATTTGCTCCATGGAATTTATTTACTTTGCTAGACCTGACTCAGATATATACGGAGTAAACGTCCATTCAGCACGAAAAAGAATGGGAGAAATGTTAGCTAAAGAACACCCTGCTGATGCAGATATGGTAATTGGGGTTCCCAATTCCTCTTTGTCAGCGGCCACCGGTTACTCCGAGGCTTCTGGTTTACCTTATGAAATGGGCTTGATCAAAAACCAATATTCATCCAGAACGTTTATCCAACCAACTCAAGAACTACGGGAACAAGGAGTTAACATGAAGCTTTCGGCCGTAAAGGGTGTGGTTGCCGGTAAAAAAATCGTTTTGGTGGATGATTCAATCGTTCGTGGAACTACAAGCAAACGAATTGTTAAGCTCCTTAAAGATGCTGGTGCAGCAGAAGTTCACCTTCGGATCGCATCACCAGCATTAAGATACCCATGCTTTTACGGAATCGATATTCAAAGTGTTAAGGAATTGATTGCTGCGAATAAAACTGTTGAAGAAATGCGTGAGTACTTTGGTGCTGACTCACTTGCATTTTTAAGCACAGATAACCTGATTAAGGCGATTAATTTAAAAAGCGATGCACCAAACCAAGGTCTATGTGTTGCTTACTTTGACGGTAAGTACCCAACGCCACTTTATGATTATCAAACTGAGTACAACTACGAATTACGATCACTTCAAGAAATGAGGTAG